The DNA region CTTGTTGATGTAGATAGATACTCTTGTCTTGTGTAAATCCCCTGCATCAAGAACGAGACTCCGTACCTTAGTTTTGAGTTCTCAACCATGCATAGAAGTTGTCATGATTCTAGATTCTGATTTTTCGTAGCTGAATGTTCTGACGAACCCACTGTTTTTCATCTTACCTTTTCTTGTGCGTTTCAGCAACTCCCCCTCCTTGCACCAGATATCAGTGCTCCATGAATGGCCCTTCTCGTATGGAAGAACACTCGCATTGCTCCTCGTTTCTCGCTGCACTCTCTGCTTCAGTGTAGCTGCTCCACGCAGAGCTGACCAAAACAGCCAAAAATCCGTACGCACTCAGCATATTCTTCTTTGAATCAGCATTTGGAGTCAGATAGTCAGTTTCAACGAGATGGCAACGGCATCATCGGATTCCTTACCAGTGGCCGCGGCCGCCGTGAGCGTCATCAGATCACCGGGGCTCCGGACGCCAACCGCGGCCTGCACGGCGCCGGCCACCTGGTCGTGGCGCGCCCCCGCGTGCTGAGCTGCCTCGACGCAGTGCGAAGCTAGCAGCTCGGTGGCCGACGCCATGGCCGCGGCCATCTTGGTGGCCTGGGCGTCGCAGCTCGTGGCCGCCGcgacggcggcgaccgcggctgcgACCCGCGCCACGGACACCATGGCGTGCACGTGGGCCTTCTCCGCGCGCTGCTTCTCCTTGCCTCTCTGCCTCACCCGGCATGTCTCGCGGTGGTGGACTTGGAACCATCTGCCGATCGATTGGTGGTGGCCGCTGCTCATGGAATTCCTTCTCGCATCCCTCTGCAGAGATGTTGCGGTAAGCACCATGAATCAGATGGAGGAGAGGATAGCCCaagtgaaaaaaaaaacagaggatCAAGTGAGCTGTGGGTTACATGCTGCTGACGACACGGGAGAGGCACGATGGACGTGGCGAGCACGGAGTCCTCCGGTATGGTCATCTCCGGCAGCCGgctcgtcgccgccgcgacgccgCTCTTCTTGCCCCCGCCGACGAGAATCTTCGAAATCTCCGAAGCCGACACGCTCCACGACCTGGACAGGTACTCCATGGGCTCGAGCGGCGTCTGCGGCGGCGGTATCGCCGCCAccgcgtcgtcctcctcctcgtccaccACCTCCA from Panicum hallii strain FIL2 chromosome 9, PHallii_v3.1, whole genome shotgun sequence includes:
- the LOC112876032 gene encoding VAN3-binding protein-like, which encodes MEKDWKARVVAGALGMEVVDEEEDDAVAAIPPPQTPLEPMEYLSRSWSVSASEISKILVGGGKKSGVAAATSRLPEMTIPEDSVLATSIVPLPCRQQHRDARRNSMSSGHHQSIGRWFQVHHRETCRVRQRGKEKQRAEKAHVHAMVSVARVAAAVAAVAAATSCDAQATKMAAAMASATELLASHCVEAAQHAGARHDQVAGAVQAAVGVRSPGDLMTLTAAAATALRGAATLKQRVQRETRSNASVLPYEKGHSWSTDIWCKEGELLKRTRKGDLHKTRVSIYINKRSQVMLKLKSKHIGGALSKNNKSVVYGVYSELPTWAEPGKDSMEETCCFGLSTAQGLVEFECESSASKQKWVDDVQNLLRQVALQEQVGNKLGLLKLS